The Nicotiana tomentosiformis chromosome 9, ASM39032v3, whole genome shotgun sequence genome contains the following window.
ggatacatgATGTGATACACCTTATCTCGTATGGGTAAAGGAAAAggtttcaaattcacataatgtcTCCAAGGAGTGGGTATCTCGGATACAACATTTTTGGGTacttctcacacattttgacagatgggcatagtgatgcatttgttttacacgggttatccggaaggaaaatgaaacatattatttattattgagaagatttttggagaaatttattgttttcaaactattcatattattggcaacttcggcaaacgatttgggttttcactgatgtatttgaaagaaagaactactattttttttgaaatcattacttggctgagtattttatccctggggttacttctggtattatttgctttatgttgttatggattgttgtggactattggttttggataCGACCTtagtggaagctcgtcactacttttaacctacggctaggtttgttacttactcatgacatggggttggttgtactgatactacacttctgcacattgcgtgcagatgtacttgttcttaatggtaacttgattcaactggcagtaatcaatgcacatccacatagtcccatccttcttcttcacgaacaacactggtgcaccccaaagcgacacactcggtctgacgaacccctttgcttgcaactcctcaagctgttcctttaactccttcaactcttttagaGCCATGCGATATATTGGAATAGAGATAGCCTGGGTATATAgaaccaaatcaatatagaaatcgaTATCACAATCTGGTGGTATGCCTGGGAGAACAGAAGGAAACAAATTGGAGAACTCCCGCACAacatgcactgaatcaatcatcggAATCTCTGCAACAGTATCCAGAGCATaatctagataagccaaacaaccattctcgaccatgtgttgagccttcaggAAAAAGATAACCTGATTGATGcactgacagatgaacccttccactccaatctaggcaactttggtatcgccaaggtaacagtattggcatggaaatcaaggacGACATGATATGGAAGCATCCActccatgcccaggataacctcaaagtcggtcatataaagcaacagaagatccactatagtctcataaccacagaaagtcacaatacaggaccggtaaatctgatccacaataacagaatcgctcACTGGCGTGGATAGATATaaaggagtacccaaggactcgcgaGATACACCCAGAAAATAAGCAAAtatagatgaaacatatgaatacatagaccctggatcaaatagtatcgcagcatccctaccgcagacataaataatacctgtaatcacggtaTCTGGGGTTACTGCATCTGGTatggctggaaaggcatagaaaCTGGCTGGAGCGCTAGCTGACTGGCCTCCACGTCTAGGActgcccctacccacctgccctccacctctgggtggccgGATGGCTGGTGTGGTAATCATGGGCCGATAGTCCTGCTGCTCAGCCTTGAtccgaagtctgggacaaaacctcttcacgtggcgaacatccccgcactcgaaacaacccctcagaACGGTGGACTGCTAACTTGAAGTCTAACCctaatggcctgaatacccactggaggaaccctgaatagctggcgggTAGTAAGTATTCTCTGGAATGGCACTAAAATAGGGTCGTGCTAGAGCACCCTAAGCAGGTAGTGGTGTTGACTGCATGGGCCTGCTGGGctgacccctcatgaactgacctctgcccccaggtGGGGCGCGACTGAATCTTCCAAAATGCCGGGGCCGCTTGTCCCTCGGCGCAAGCTCTCCACTGCGGTTGCGAATATGCTCGATCCTACGAGCTAAATCCACAACCCTCTCTGTATCTATGGGGAGTATAATAACTACATGGCGAGACAAGTTGATGAACCTTGCCTCATAGTCGGTGACAGACATGTGACCCTGACGTAGTTGCTCAAACTATCCCTGAAGCTCCTATTTCTCAGAAGGTGGTATATACTTCTCCAAGAAAAGATGTGTAAACTGATCCCAATTCAAGGGAGGTGAACTTGCTGACCTGCTAAGAAGGTTAGCCTGCCACCATCTCCGGGCCTTGCCCTcaagctgaaaagtagcgaagtaCACACCGTTGGACTCCAATATCCCCATGTTCTAGAGCCTATCCTTGCACCGGTCAATGAAATCTTGGGGTTCCTCTGACCGCTCACCTCCAAAGGTAGGGGGagaagcctagtccatctgtctagCCATTTTTACTGATTATCGGTCGCGACTGGTACATCCTCTGGCCTAACCATTGTAACAGGCTGGGCTTCGTCCGTAGGTAGTGTACCTGGGGTATGATAAAAGGCAATGGTATGCCCTGGTGCTTGAGaggtaggggtatgtgctccccctcccacctgagatgtggcagggtggatagaaataaaataacatgcgtcatagtgtccatgaaccgtaaCATACAGCTCACCACCTCTTGGAATCCCGGTGTAGTCATGAAATCTGCTGGGGCTGGCACAGCTGCAGGTGCCTCATCATGCTCTCAACAATTGGATCCTCCACTAGATCCACAGGTGGTGCAACAGGAGCAACCCTAGGATGCCCCGTCCTCTGACTAGAGCTagagccctcccccggcctgtgcctcggcctctagcaatagggggagcagccCCTCGACCGCCAAGTACATCCTCCGCTCGTGTTCTCACCATTAGTGAGAGATCAATATAAAGAAACTTAGTATaatatcaattgcacgataggagatgaaaaaAGAGatgtttcctaacaccctatagcctctcgaagataagcacagatgtctccgctccgatccacaagactctactaggtcttctcatgactcgtgagacctatgtgaacctaaggctctgataccaagctagcATGGCCCAATTCCGTACTAGGTCGAGACTGCACCTAATGCCGTCGTTAGGCAAGCCTACAAGTGAAACTACTATTTATTTATCCATTTTTGACATATTTTCAATTACACTAAATTTCATGCAACTGGGATACGTCTTTTAAAACAAAATATCAACATAATAAGTACATAGTCTGCAGCAATAAGAATGACAAGTACAACAGTACATAAGTACTATAAACCCctctaaaacccggtgtcacaagtacatgagcaatctagagaatatacaaaactactaaaaCTGTTGTCCGAAAGTGATAGACaagaataataaataagatggaaGGAGACTCCTTAAGTCTCCGTAATGACCAGCTAAGCGCCCCTAAGTCTCCGTAATGACCGGCTACGCGCCCGCGTGACCACTGGTGGAACCTGTCTCAGTACCTACACATCAGAGCAGAAGTGTAGCGTGGGTATGAAgaacaacgcgtacccagtaagtatctagtctaacctcgaagaagtagtgacgaggggtcgacttgacacttactagaggtaataacaataataaaagtGCATAAATTAGACATGGTGAacatacaacaagtatcaatgagacaaataaaatcaactacagTAAATACAACAGGAATCCGTAACACATCACCAACATCTCATAACTGGCCGTGAAGACCCTAACTCAATTATATCTAAACTGGAACCCGTTTCGATTAATTAGCATGAAGGTTGCCGAGGCGTATGACCCGATTCCATAATAATAGTGGTACTCaatactgctgaggcgaacgacccaatcccataagagtagtgttactatactgccgaggtgaacgacccgatcccataagagtagtgaaGTTTACCTcactcgcggaagtacttgcaaTGCGAGTGGACATGGATTTTTCATAGTTATTAAGTATTCCTCAATTTTCCAAAATAAGAAGGCTAAGTCGAtaattgcaactttaaaatccctagtctcagctctattcaagacaattaatatgcatgaTAAACACAACAATACAATTAAAGGCAGAATGTGGatctaagtctacctggacataccatggaatatagctacgcatgaactctcatcacctagtgcatacgtagctccccacacaagtaatacacaacaagatacatctaaggggatgagttccctcttacaaggttaggcaagagacttacctcgttttcaAGCTCACCTAATCCGCTCTAAAAGCCCCAAGTcgatgccgaacaatccgaagctagtcaaatattatataatttaatcaatatatactcaaaagtttataatttagctattagagtaattacccaacccaaattggaagaatcTTAAAATTCGCCCCCATGCCCACAatcccggatttcggaaatttttgaagataaatattacccattgCCTCACGAACTCAAACATATAACTTTTAAttaattccataaccaatttcatggtcaaatcccatttttacaAAAACCCTAGGTTCTTCACAAATCTCACAAGTTTTCACAATCTTTCCATGTTTAATCTACCTAAAATCCACGTAATTAACTTGAAAATGGGTGGGAGTTACTTACCTTAGGATATTGATGACAATCCCCCTCAAATGTGCtctcaaaatctcccaagactAAATGAAAATGTGAGGAAAAAGGTCTAAGTCCCGTAATAAAAGCCCTCACCACCCCAgcaattttcgcacctgcgaccaaagcaGTCTCACCTACGGCTCTGCTTCTACGGAAAAATCCTCGCAGGGGCGGTCCTTGCCCAGGCCACGTCTCTTTGGTTTTGTGGATagtccctcgcttctgcggacccgcTTTTGCTAAAAagatgtcgcacctgcgacccaagCCTAGCTGGCCTCCCCTTCGCATCTGTGGCCCattcctcgcagaagcgagtccgcatcTGTGGAACTCCCTCGCTTCTGTGGACCACTAGCCACACATTCCAAGGCCACTTCTGTGATTATAGGCttgcttctacgagctcgcacctgcggcaaaaTCAACAcaggtgcgaacgcaccagatCAGAAGCACCAGCAATCCCCAATGCCAAATTCCGAGCCCGATTCTAATTCGCTTTGCATCCGGGGCCCCGGAATCCCGTCCATTTACACTCacacatccaacaacataataCGGACCCACTCGTGCGATCgaaatatcaaaataacatctagaaatactaatcggatgccaaaacgcatgaaacATGTTATGAAACTCAAAAACATTTAAAAATACTTTCATGCGTCCgattcttatcaaatcaactcggaatgatgccaaattttgcgtgcaagtcataaatcaccatatagaactattcctaggctcggaatcccaaacggaccttgataacaccaaagtctactccaaaccaaacttaaagaaattGGAAAAGCTTCAATGAGCCAACTTTTAGTATTAAGTACCGTAATGCTCCcaggtcatccgaaacccgatccgaacacactcctaagtccaaaat
Protein-coding sequences here:
- the LOC138899044 gene encoding uncharacterized protein produces the protein MITTPAIRPPRGGGQVGRGSPRRGGQSASAPASFYAFPAIPDAVTPDTVITGIIYVCGRDAAILFDPGSMYSYVSSIFAYFLGVSRESLGTPLYLSTPVSDSVIVDQIYRSCIVTFCGYETIVDLLLLYMTDFEVILGMEWMLPYHVVLDFHANTVTLAIPKLPRLEWKGSSVSASIRDSDD